A genomic stretch from Pseudomonadota bacterium includes:
- a CDS encoding SIS domain-containing protein: protein MSHSRQYLDECAALVGALDADALEGLVAELAALRDRGGRLFVLGVGGSAAHASHATADLRKMCGIEAYAPTDNVAELTARTNDEGWSTTFSAWLEVSRLGADDALLVFSVGGGDAERGISPNLVAAVDLAVSRGARVLGVVGRDGGHTARHAAVCVIVPPRFEARVTAHTEAIAAVVWHLLVSHPLLHRSAFKWESSKP, encoded by the coding sequence GTGAGCCACAGCCGGCAGTATCTCGATGAGTGTGCGGCCCTGGTCGGCGCGCTCGACGCCGACGCTCTCGAGGGCCTCGTGGCGGAGCTGGCGGCGCTGCGAGACCGTGGGGGGCGTCTCTTCGTGCTCGGCGTGGGCGGTTCCGCGGCGCACGCCTCGCACGCCACGGCCGACTTGCGCAAGATGTGCGGCATCGAGGCCTACGCCCCCACCGACAACGTGGCCGAGCTCACGGCGCGCACCAACGACGAGGGGTGGTCGACCACCTTCTCGGCCTGGCTCGAGGTGTCGCGCCTGGGCGCCGACGACGCGCTGCTCGTCTTCTCGGTGGGAGGGGGAGACGCCGAGCGAGGCATCTCGCCCAACCTGGTGGCCGCGGTCGACCTGGCGGTGTCCCGCGGGGCCCGGGTGCTCGGCGTGGTGGGGCGTGACGGGGGGCACACCGCCCGTCATGCGGCGGTCTGCGTCATCGTTCCCCCGCGCTTCGAAGCCCGTGTGACGGCGCACACCGAGGCCATCGCTGCTGTTGTGTGGCACCTCCTCGTCTCGCATCCGCTGCTGCATCGGAGCGCGTTCAAGTGGGAGTCGTCGAAGCCGTGA